DNA sequence from the Elusimicrobiota bacterium genome:
ATTTTCCTCTCAACAGCCATACAACCTCGTAGGTTGAACGGCTAATCACATAACAAATGCTTTATATTCCCTAATTCCTTTTGATAAGAAATTCTATCTTCAACAAAATATCTGTAGTCAGAAATATTAATTTCCAGAATATTTTTGGAGTTGGTAATTTCTTTATCTGCAAGACCAAGATATTCTCTATAAGAAGATTCTCTCCATTCTTCCGGCTTATTAACCAAATTGGCCGTGACTGGGTTTAAGTGGATATATCTTGTTAAATGAAGTAGATATTCATTGCTCTTAATTAGAATACTTTTAAATCTTCCCTCCCACAGAGGACCTTTTCTATTAAATTTTTTATTAAAGTATCTCGTATAACTATTTAATAAATTTGACATAAAAATAGAAATCCCTTTGTTTTTTAGTTGTTTAAGAATAAAATGAACATGTGTAGGCATAATACAAAAAGCAATAATATCAACTAATTTGAATTTGCTTAAGACATCTAAGTTGTTTTCATGAACAGCAGAGCGTAAATACCATGAAAAACTTTTTTCAGGTTTTTCGTTTTGATAATAATGTAGAGTATCAATAAAACGCTGAGTATCCTTTTTATTCTCCAAAATTCTAAATTCGGCAATGCTTCGAGTATAAACATGATAAAGTTCATTGTTTACTAGAGGATCTTTCCTCATTAATCAATTCCTGCCATTCAACCTACGAGGTTGTACGGCTATTAATCAGTTTAAGGAATTCTGATTCGCTTATTATTTTTACGCCCAATCCTTTTGCTTTTTCAAACTTTGAGCCCGGATCTTCACCAGCAACAACAAAATCAGTTTTCTTGCTGACCGAAGATGTGGGATTACCGCCAAACTCTCTTATCTTTTTTTCTGCATCGTTGCGGCTAAAACTTTTTAACTCTCCCGTCAAAACTATGGTTTTACCTGCCAAAGGCTGGGATTTCTTCTCCTTTTTCGGTTCAGCCATATTAACACCACAATCTTTCAGTTGTTTAATAAGCTTTTTGACGGAATCCTGAGAAAAAAAATCAACGATAGACTGAGCCATAATCGGCCCCACTTCATTTATTGACGTTAAATCTTCAAAAGTTGCAGGTATCAATTTATCCATATTCCCGAATTTTTCAGCCAATACCCAGGCGGCTTTTTCGCCTACGTGGCGTATCCCGAACGCAAAAAGCAATCTGCTCAGCGGTTGTTTCTTGCTTTTTTCAACTGCATCCAGTAAATTTTGGGTTTTTTTGTCCTTGAATAACTCAAGTTTAAAAAGATCGTCCTTTTTTAAAGCATATATATCGGCAAATGTCTTGACGGTTTTATTTCTTACAAGCTGTGCAATTACAACATCTCCCAGTCCCACTATATCCATTGCCGCGCGCTTGCCAAAATGAAAAAGCCCTTTTTCAATCTGGGCAGGACAGGAAGGATTTATACATCGGTAAGCCACTTCTTCTTCCTTTTCTTTTGTGATTGGATTATGGCAAACCGGGCATTCTGTGGGCACAGGAAAAGGTTTTTCGTTTCCGGAACGTTTAGTTTCAATGACCTTTACTACTTTTGGTATTACATCTCCTGCCCGCTCCACCAAAACAGTATCCCCGATCATTACATCAAGGCGCTTAATTTCATCAAAATTGTGTAAAGTGGCGCGCGATACAGTAACTCCTGAAATTTCCACAGGTTCAAGGTCCGCAACTGGAGTAATTATGCCCGTTCTTCCAATCTGCGCCCGGATATTATTTACTCTGGTGGTTGCCTCACGGGCTTTGAATTTAAAAGCAACTGCCCAGCGAGGACTTTTAGCTGTAAATCCAAGTATTTTTTGATGTTTTATAGAATTTACTTTAACTACGATTCCATCTATTTCAAAAGGTATTGTATCCCTTTTTTCTTCCATAAGTCTATGAAGTTTTATTACTTCATTTATTGAACGCGACACCCTTGTATTTGGATCAGTCATGAACCCTATTTTGTTGCAGAATTTCATGAATTCCCAATGATTTGCAAATTCTTTGCCGCTGATATTACCTAGAGAGTGGACCAAGAACTTGAGGGGCCTTTCTGCCGTAATCTTAGGGTTTTTCTGCCTTAATGATCCCGCCGCGGCATTTCGCGAATTAGCAAATAAGGGTTCCCCTATTTCTGACATCTTTTTGTTAAGGTCAAGGAAGCCTTTTTTTTCCATATATACCTCCCCCCTGACTTCCAGATATGAGGGAGGATTATCTATCATTAGTCTTAAGGGGATTGAACGTATAGTCTTAATATTCGGAGTTATATCTTCTCCTGTCTCTCCATCTCCTCTTGTAGCACCTGTTACGAGTATCCCATTTTCGTATATAAGGTTCGCGCTAACCCCGTCTATCTTAAGCTCTACCACAAATTCCGGATATTCCCCATTCAAACCCTTTTCAACCCGCTCGTACCAATCTTTAAACTCTTCCTCGGAGTAAGTATTGTCCAAAGAAAGCATCGGGATTGAATGCTTTACGGGATTGAATGTAGGAGAAGCTTTCCCTCCTACTCTTTGGGTGGGCGAATCGGGCGTTTGATATTCCGGATACTGCTTTTCTAACAGGTCAAGCCTTTTCAAAAGCTGGTCATACTCGTAATCGGCAATTTCCGGCTTGTTTAAGACATAGTACAGGTAATCGTATCGCCGGATTTCTTTTCTTAATTTCTCTATTTCATAAAGGATTTTATTATCTGCCATAAAGGAGTTGCTCCCGGATTTAGTCTAAAAAACCAAATCAAGTGTTTAAGGCGGTCTTTTTTCGTTCGGTCTTAAGTTTGTCCAATATGCCGTTTACAAACTTGCTGGAATCAGATGTGGAATATTTTTTGGCGATTTCAACCGCTTCATCAATTACTACATTGATCGGGGTTTCCGGCATGCCTATTATTTCAAATGCTGCCATTCTTAATATATTACGGTCAACAACAGCCATTCTTGCGAGATCCCAGTTTTCCGCGCACTTTGTAATAAGGCTGTCAAGAAGCTCTTTTTTATCCCATGCGCCCGTAAAAAGCTCCAATGCAAAATCCCTTGAAACACTTTGGATTTCAAGAGTCTGAGAAAAAGGTATAACTTCATCCCTTGAAAATCCGCAGGTATCGCACAGATAAAGCATTTGAAGGGTTGCTTCTCTTCCCTGTCTTCTTGTGCCCATTTTTTTCTTCTTCACGTTCAAAAACCAATTATAAAACGAATTAAAATTGTATATTTTTGCTATCTTTTTGTCAATGATAGAATCTTCAGGATTTGTCAACCTGATTTTTTGCCTATTTATCAGATTTTTAAGTATTTATAAAGATATAAAATAAGGATTCTTTAGACTTGATTGAGATATTCTTTTTAGAAATGGTTTGCAAAAAAAGGATTTTATTTGAAGTGAATTAACTTAGAAGAATTGCATCAGACACGAAACCGCCCCCGGTCTGTGATAACGATCCTGAGCCTGTCGAAGGAGCGGACTTGTCGAGCACAATATGAACTTCAAATAACTTTTGCGAGATCCCTGCACACGGCGGGTCAGCCTTGCCGCGCCCGACGGCGGGCGGGGGCTGACAATCTCCCTTTTTCAAAGGGTAGGTCTTTGGGCCGAGCCTGCCCTTCGATCTCTTCGATTTCACTCAGGATGGTGAGCTTGTTGAACCATTTTACTCAGGGCGGTGAGTCCTTCGACTTTGCTCAGGACAATGAGCCTGTCGAATTGCATAGTCGAACCGCGAGCGAGGGAGAAGTTATTGGTTACCCCGCATCAAGATGCGGGGAATTGCAGGTCCCGTTAGAAACAGCCAAACATTAAGAAAAAGTAAGGAATATGATAAGACGATGAATATAGCTTTTCGTAGTTTTAGAAATAAATAGTTTTAAACTGTTTCTAACGGGGCAGGTTAAAAATAGTTTAATATTTCAAACTAATTTAGAAAGCGCTTTTTTCCCGGTCATACCGGCTTTTATTCCCATTTTTTTGGCTTTAGAAGTTAATTGTACGACTTTGCCTTTCAAAAGGTCTTCCAAATTTTTTACTCCTTTAATTACTCCCGCGCAATCACCCAATTTTTCCGCTGTTTCAAGATTTAGATAGCCGCACATTAAATATCCTTTTTTACCAAGCGCAAGAATCAATTTTGCATTTGGCATAGGAATATCTATGCCCAGAGCCTTTTTCTTCCCAATTTTTATGCTGCTAATCTTCATTAAACTCTCCGTATTTTGATTTTTTTATTATAGAAATGACTGAAAGGATTGTCAAACTAGTAAAGATGTTTTAAAGTTTAGAAGGTTATGAAAGTTTTTGAACTGTCAACTTTTAACATTTAAACCTTCTAACTTTCTAACTTTCCTAACGTTTTTCTTTAAACTGACCATTTATGGAGTGAAAAATCTTCTGAGGGTTCCGGCATAGTTACAGAACTTTGGTAAGGCCATCTTTCTATTTCAAATCCATTTTTTTGGACTGTTATAACGAATTCAATAGAACCGGTTTTTTCAGCTATAATATTTTTAATGGGAATTGCCATCTCAATAACTTTTTGAGCCGCGGCTTTGTTCAAAACGACGGTTTCAGAAATATTTTTTAAAGTAAAATTACTTACTTTCCCTTCCGAATTGAATGAAAGGATTGTTTCGGTATTCATTGCACCGATAAAAATAACATGAAACGATAATTCTTCAATCAATTTAGAGTTTATAGGAATATTTAAATCAAATCTGAAGTAAATATTTTCAAGATCAAATCCATAATGAAAAGATTTAATAACCGTTTCAACCTGGTGCATTGACCCGCCGTGATAACCAACTTCATAAAAGCCCGCATTCTGCCATTCAAAGTAATTGGTAACCAATCCGTCTATTTTAGGCTTTATGAAATCCAGAGGTTCTATGTCCGGCCCTCTCTGCGTTATTTTTTTGATGGCTTTTTTTAAATAATCGGGAACTTTATGGTTCAAAAGTTCATAAATATTAATCAAATACTGCCTGAAGAGCAGATCAAATATCTGGTCGTTTCCCGAAAAATGATCGTCGCCGTACCACCAAGTCCAATCTGATCCCTCAGCTATATAAAGATTTTCCCATGCTTGTTTTACTTCAGGAAAGTCTTTTTTCTCAGGATGTTCCTTTACGTAGTTGGTTAATAAAATCCTGGCCTCCTCAAGATACTGCCATGCAAGATTATCTTCATTATGGCCTATCCAAATATTAAAGTTCCCGTTTATCCAGGAACCCGGCCAGAGCTTTTTTAAGGTATCTTTGGGAGGATTTTTTTCAATATAATCGCTTATAGTAACAGTTTCAATTTCAGGATCATCGCTGATTGTTTGATACAAAAGATTTAGGAAATCATTCCCGTCATTTTGGTAAAATTCCCAGCAGTTTTCACCGTCAAGAATTATTGAAATAAGATTATTTTCTTCAGAATCTTTGAACGAATTTTTTATGGCGTGTATTTTATGAATAAAATCATTAACAGCATCTTTTGGCTGCATTTTAGAATATATAAATCCGATTGAATCCGAAAGGCCGTGGTCCCTAAAAATTATATTTAAATTGTTTCCTAAAATATCAAGTTTATAAGGTTTAAATATATCTTTTCCTTTTCTTAAGCCGTGATGGCTTCTATAAAGGATTTCTTCATCAGTAGCAATCCATTGGATACCCCTCTCGGCAAAAATTGCTACAACGTCTTCAGAAACCGACCCTTCCGACGGCCACATTCCTTTTGGGGATTTTCCAAAGCATTTTGTGTAGTAATCTATGGCTTTTTGTATCTGTATTTTGGCATCTTCGGGATGCTGAAATCTTTTTTTAGGCAGACTAATGCCAGGAAAGGATTCAATTCCTTTATTTGTATCGCACAATAGCGGTAAAATAGGGTGATAAAAAGGTGTTGTAGTTATTTCTATCTGGCCTCTGTCCTGCAAACTTTTGTGTTTTTCAGCTATTTTTCCGCAAATCTCTCTTTGTTTCTGGATTAAAAGATCTTTTTCTTGTTCCGAAAAGTCCCTGCCTTTGTCAAAAAGCGATTTTACTAACGGATCAGCTTTTCTCCAGTAAGGGTCCATCCAAGCAAGATTAAACCATACCTGAAGGTCGCGCATGTCGATAATTGTAAAATATGACAATATTCTTTTCAGTTCTTCTTGAGATGTTTGCCTCCCCCTTTTTTCAAGAAGCTGATGATAACGGTTATGAGGAAAAACCATAGTTTCCCAGTTTGCCATAAAAAAATTGTGAAGTATGAAAATTTTTTCGTCTTCCGTAATTTCAGCGGCATCTTTAAGGGTTAGATCAAGGTATTTATCATGGGCTGTTCCTCTTGCATAGTCTTCAAGCTGAACCAGTAACGACGGCACCAGATTAAAATTAGCTTTAATTTTTGGAAATTTTTCAAGAATTTCCGCCATATCATAATAATCTTTTGTTGCATGAAGACGCACCCAGGGAAGCTCATAAATCCCTGTTGAAGGATTTTTGTATACCGGCTGATGTTGATGCCATAGAAAAGCTAGATGAATTTTTTTCATTGTTTGATTAAAATCTTGCGGATGCTTCAAATCGGAGAGAATTTACGGTTTTCGGATTTGGCCAATAAGCTGACGCCTGCGGAGGAGAATAGATGGAATATGCAAAACCTATATCAGAATATTTAGAATGAATGAATTTTAAAGACAAGTCTACTTCAGAACCTAAAGAAAAGTTAGCCCCGTAAAATTTTTCAAAACCCGATGCTTCCGGAGATCCCTTCGGAGCCTGTGAAGCAGAAAAAAGGAAATAATCAAGGCAAAATGTCCAATTATATATCGGAGAAATGTCTGTCCCTATATTTAAAGTATTTATGCCGGAATATCCTATAGGAATATTAAAAAAAGACTCAACCGGACTTGCCCCGAAAATCATCCCGTAACCGCCTCTTTCCATCCCGTCATATCTTTTTGTATAAGTCGGCGAAAAGGATTTATCATCAGAAAAAGAGTAAGGATCGTCATTACCTGAAGCATACGAAATTAAAGCCCTTGCAGCAACTTTTCCCAATCTTGTTTTTTCGTTTACTAATTTTCCGTAAAACAAATACCCCATACCGTCAAAATTAATTGCAACACCGTCAGTCCTTGTAACATAACCCGTTTGTTTAGCTATCTCTATCTGGTATTCTGATATATCTTCTTTTTTACCGATACGGAGATCAAGGAAACGTTTAACAATGGCTTTTGTGTTGTATATGTTTGAACCGCGAACGTATTGCGTGCCGGAAAAATCATCTTCCCCGAAATAGCCGAATTCCCATAAATTTTTGTTTATTTCAAGTTTCAGTAATCCCCCGTAAACATCCGCATCCGAACTTAAATTAAGGGTTTCCTGAACTTTAGCGGTAAAATATTCAGCGTTTATCGGCAAAATAGTTGACTTAAAAAAAGGTAAGGCAAGATCGCAATGGCCTGTTAGGCGTATTGTATTGAATCCTGTTCCGTTATCACAAACGATGAGCCCTGTACCATAACAGAGGCTTTGTTTGCCGATTATTAAATCAACCGGTTTTTCTCCCAAATTTTTAAATTTAACGTACGCATTTTCAACATATGGAGTAAAATCAGTTTTTGGATAAGGAACAAGAAATACGGTGTTTGTTGTGCTGACAATTCCTAAAGAGGTTAGCTTAGAGCCTATCTCAATATTTTGATCAAAATTGCCGCGAAGAGAAATCATTAATCTTTGACTGTAATATGACAGCGAAGTATTAGTTGATGTGGTTGCGAAAATCTCAGTACTGCTGTAACTGATACCGCGGAGTCTATAATCGGTTTCTACGCTTAAAATTGAACCAAAAGCAGGTATAGAAATACTTAACAAAAACAAAATAATAGGCAGGCTAAATTTTTTTGTCATCAGGGTTTAAGCAAATACGCGCAAAAGCTTTAAGCTAATAAAGCTGCCTTTGCGCGTATCTAAAATTTTTGGTAATTATTAATTATTTAAAATAATACCGAATACCTACGCTATCAATTGAGCCTGAAAACAATGCTGTTCCTTTTGTACCGGTATAAGCATCTCCGCCGGTATTAGCAAGCCCTATTTCAGCGCCAAAGCCTAGGTTAGGCAGTTCTTCAAAGAAAAATTCAACACCTACACCGGCTCCGATAAAAGTTCCTGAAGCTGATGCGCCTGCAACAGATTGATTGCGAAGTCCAAGCATTCCAAACCAATAACATGTCAAGTTTTTTTCATCTTTAATCGGCATTAAGAGTTTTCCACCGACGAGTGAACCATTGGTTGAATTATCATAGCTGTAGTATCCCAGCATGCCTTCAAAACCAATTTCGCCTTTTTTCCAATAACGCAAAGAAACTGCCGAGATGCCGGTCTGTGTGTTGAAACCCAAACCATACATCTGTTCAGCTTGCGACTTTTTCGCTTTGCCCATTTTAGCAAAGGATAGCGGAGCAATAAGCGTAAGCATAAGAAAAACAGCAACCAATTTTCTCATTCTAAATCCTCCTTTTAATATATTAACTACAGGTTAATTTTATCAATATATTTTTTTTATGTCAACTAATTAGTTTCTGCTTTAAAAACTTAAATAAAATGCGATTAAGAAAGATCTTTTTTGAGTATTTTCTTATTAAAACTAAATAAGTTAAAATTGACAATATAAAAGCAAGAGTAATATAAAGGCCAAAAATAAAGGACTGGGATTGAAAATATAGAATAATCTTATTTTTCCCAATATAGCTGCCTTTAGGCAGAACAAGAACTCTGAATATTTTGTTTCCTCTTAGAAGCTGAAGTTTTGTTTTTCCATAAGCGGCTTTCCATCCGGAATAAAACATTTCACTGAAAACAACAATTGAATCAGAACTCAAGGATATTTCGCTTTCTATTTTTGACGTGCCGCATAGATATGAAATCACCGTGCCTTTCCCGCTTATCCACGGATTTTTTTTAAGCTCAGTTCCTAAAAGAATTTCTTTATCAGGCGAGAACTTAAGCGTTTTTAAGTACCCGATCTGTTCATAGGGCTCGCTATCAGGTATATAGACATATTTCTCAGCAATAAAAACCTTAGGAAGAGGTTTTTCTAAAGCATATAAAAAAGTATTTTTTGAAATTTCTCCTAAAAACTTTAGATTAGCTGCTTTTTGAGAAGAAACTAGATATCCTAAAGAGAACCCTTTTGATAACGGAGAATTTAAATCCCAGCGCGCAAGCCCTGTAGTCGTTAAGACATATTTTTCCTGAAGTCCAATATATTGGGTAAAATCTTTCAAAAATACTGCTTCAAATCCATTTAAATTAAAATTTCTGTACATCATAGACTTATTTGCCGAATATTTTTCAGGTTCAGTTATTATTCTATATAACGGACTGATATAGCTAGCTATATCGGACTTTTTCAAAAAAGGCCTGATATCTTCGGAATAAATAAATTTTTCTCCCCAAACAAAGAGATTAACAACAGTAAAAATTATCAGAAATATTTTCAATTTTACATTTATTTTCTTGGCATAATTATGCCAAGAATAACTTGATAAAATAATTAGAGCTATTAGACTCAAATAAAAAAATCTTGCCGGGACTCTTAGAAATCCAATTCCCGGCATTAATGAATACATTAAATTATAAATAAAAGTGTTAAATCCTAATGCTAAAACAATACCTATTAAAAATAATACCGGATAGAAATATTTCTTTCTAATTATTGATAAATAGAACCCTAGTCCGGCAAAAAATAAAGGCAATAAACCAAAATAAAGGCAGTTTTTCTCAATAAAATATGACGGGCTTTCTTGAAAAATATAAGTATGATCCCGGATATTCCCGAAAAAGTTCGGCAAGACAATACTTATGAGATTTTTTAATGGAAGAGAATAATTTTTTACAAGAATCGGCCAATTTGCGGTTTCTACCACTTGAGAAAGCTCAACAGTTGGAATCAGTTGAATGCTAATAATCAAAAAAGAAATAATTCCAGAAAAAAGGAGATTTTTCCAATAAACAAATTTTTTGTAGGCAAAATGCACTAATATAAAAAATAAAGAAATATAAACCGGGAAAATATGCCCCGATAAAAACTGGCAGGCAATTGAGGCTCCCAGGGCAAAAATCCAGCCTATATTATTATTATTATTTTCAGAAATCTTATTTAGAAAAAGAATTATCAACGGCAACCAGACATAGCCTGTTAAAGCTATGAAATGTCCAGCAGGGAGTTTATAAACAAGAAATGACGAAAAGGTATATGCAATACTGCCCATCAATGACGCGCTGCGGCAATATCTCAAATTTGAAAGAAGAAGATAAAAAAATAATCCCCCTAAAAAGAAATGTATTACGGCGGAATAATTGAAAGCGAGATGCAAAGGTAAAATGTAGAAAATTATATTTAAAGGATAAAATATTGCGCTTTGAGGGTTTGCTAGAATGGGCTGGCCGGCAAAAATGTAGGGATTCCAAAGCGGAATTTTCCCGGAAATAATCTCTTGAGAAACAAGATGCTTTAAAGGATAGTAATGAAGATAAATATCCTCATAATTTCCAATTATTTTATTGAATGTAAAAATTAACGGTGAAAAAAATATTATCAGAAGG
Encoded proteins:
- a CDS encoding transposase, which produces MRKDPLVNNELYHVYTRSIAEFRILENKKDTQRFIDTLHYYQNEKPEKSFSWYLRSAVHENNLDVLSKFKLVDIIAFCIMPTHVHFILKQLKNKGISIFMSNLLNSYTRYFNKKFNRKGPLWEGRFKSILIKSNEYLLHLTRYIHLNPVTANLVNKPEEWRESSYREYLGLADKEITNSKNILEINISDYRYFVEDRISYQKELGNIKHLLCD
- the ligA gene encoding NAD-dependent DNA ligase LigA; this encodes MADNKILYEIEKLRKEIRRYDYLYYVLNKPEIADYEYDQLLKRLDLLEKQYPEYQTPDSPTQRVGGKASPTFNPVKHSIPMLSLDNTYSEEEFKDWYERVEKGLNGEYPEFVVELKIDGVSANLIYENGILVTGATRGDGETGEDITPNIKTIRSIPLRLMIDNPPSYLEVRGEVYMEKKGFLDLNKKMSEIGEPLFANSRNAAAGSLRQKNPKITAERPLKFLVHSLGNISGKEFANHWEFMKFCNKIGFMTDPNTRVSRSINEVIKLHRLMEEKRDTIPFEIDGIVVKVNSIKHQKILGFTAKSPRWAVAFKFKAREATTRVNNIRAQIGRTGIITPVADLEPVEISGVTVSRATLHNFDEIKRLDVMIGDTVLVERAGDVIPKVVKVIETKRSGNEKPFPVPTECPVCHNPITKEKEEEVAYRCINPSCPAQIEKGLFHFGKRAAMDIVGLGDVVIAQLVRNKTVKTFADIYALKKDDLFKLELFKDKKTQNLLDAVEKSKKQPLSRLLFAFGIRHVGEKAAWVLAEKFGNMDKLIPATFEDLTSINEVGPIMAQSIVDFFSQDSVKKLIKQLKDCGVNMAEPKKEKKSQPLAGKTIVLTGELKSFSRNDAEKKIREFGGNPTSSVSKKTDFVVAGEDPGSKFEKAKGLGVKIISESEFLKLINSRTTS
- the nusB gene encoding transcription antitermination factor NusB, with the protein product MTNPEDSIIDKKIAKIYNFNSFYNWFLNVKKKKMGTRRQGREATLQMLYLCDTCGFSRDEVIPFSQTLEIQSVSRDFALELFTGAWDKKELLDSLITKCAENWDLARMAVVDRNILRMAAFEIIGMPETPINVVIDEAVEIAKKYSTSDSSKFVNGILDKLKTERKKTALNT
- a CDS encoding DUF1805 domain-containing protein, translated to MKISSIKIGKKKALGIDIPMPNAKLILALGKKGYLMCGYLNLETAEKLGDCAGVIKGVKNLEDLLKGKVVQLTSKAKKMGIKAGMTGKKALSKLV
- a CDS encoding glycoside hydrolase family 57 protein, whose product is MKKIHLAFLWHQHQPVYKNPSTGIYELPWVRLHATKDYYDMAEILEKFPKIKANFNLVPSLLVQLEDYARGTAHDKYLDLTLKDAAEITEDEKIFILHNFFMANWETMVFPHNRYHQLLEKRGRQTSQEELKRILSYFTIIDMRDLQVWFNLAWMDPYWRKADPLVKSLFDKGRDFSEQEKDLLIQKQREICGKIAEKHKSLQDRGQIEITTTPFYHPILPLLCDTNKGIESFPGISLPKKRFQHPEDAKIQIQKAIDYYTKCFGKSPKGMWPSEGSVSEDVVAIFAERGIQWIATDEEILYRSHHGLRKGKDIFKPYKLDILGNNLNIIFRDHGLSDSIGFIYSKMQPKDAVNDFIHKIHAIKNSFKDSEENNLISIILDGENCWEFYQNDGNDFLNLLYQTISDDPEIETVTISDYIEKNPPKDTLKKLWPGSWINGNFNIWIGHNEDNLAWQYLEEARILLTNYVKEHPEKKDFPEVKQAWENLYIAEGSDWTWWYGDDHFSGNDQIFDLLFRQYLINIYELLNHKVPDYLKKAIKKITQRGPDIEPLDFIKPKIDGLVTNYFEWQNAGFYEVGYHGGSMHQVETVIKSFHYGFDLENIYFRFDLNIPINSKLIEELSFHVIFIGAMNTETILSFNSEGKVSNFTLKNISETVVLNKAAAQKVIEMAIPIKNIIAEKTGSIEFVITVQKNGFEIERWPYQSSVTMPEPSEDFSLHKWSV